In Streptomyces sp. RFCAC02, the following proteins share a genomic window:
- a CDS encoding TetR/AcrR family transcriptional regulator, whose protein sequence is MAKERSAPGDPARTLELLWREPGQGGPRRGPRQGLTVDAVVHAATELADTGGLDALTMRGVAQRLGVTPMTLYTYVPGKTELLDLMLDAAYLRMPRAGHGDRPWRARVEAVARDNRDLFLRHPWVATLPTTRPPLGPGLMAKYEHELEAFDGLGLDDVEMDAALAFLLGFVQSVARAELDTQAAARAGALSDEEWWAANAPLLAKVFDPGRFPLAARVGSAAGEAHGGVYDPGHAFTFGLRRVLDGLETLIRERAA, encoded by the coding sequence ATGGCCAAGGAACGAAGCGCGCCCGGCGACCCGGCACGGACCCTGGAACTGCTCTGGCGCGAGCCGGGGCAGGGCGGCCCCCGGCGCGGCCCCCGGCAGGGCCTCACGGTCGACGCCGTCGTCCACGCCGCCACGGAGCTGGCCGACACCGGCGGCCTCGACGCCCTGACCATGCGCGGCGTCGCCCAGCGCCTCGGCGTCACGCCGATGACGCTCTACACGTACGTCCCGGGCAAGACCGAACTGCTCGACCTCATGCTCGACGCCGCCTACCTGCGGATGCCGCGCGCCGGCCACGGGGACCGGCCGTGGCGGGCCAGGGTGGAGGCCGTCGCGCGCGACAACCGCGACCTGTTCCTGCGCCACCCCTGGGTGGCGACCCTGCCCACCACGCGCCCGCCGCTCGGCCCCGGCCTGATGGCGAAGTACGAGCACGAGCTTGAGGCGTTCGACGGCCTCGGGCTCGACGACGTCGAGATGGACGCGGCGCTCGCGTTCCTCCTCGGGTTCGTGCAGTCCGTCGCCCGCGCCGAGCTGGACACGCAGGCGGCGGCCCGCGCGGGCGCCCTGTCCGACGAGGAGTGGTGGGCGGCCAACGCGCCGCTGCTCGCGAAGGTCTTCGACCCCGGCCGCTTCCCCCTCGCGGCCCGCGTCGGAAGCGCGGCCGGCGAGGCCCACGGCGGCGTCTACGACCCGGGCCACGCGTTCACGTTCGGACTGCGGCGCGTCCTGGACGGCCTGGAGACCCTGATCCGGGAACGCGCTGCCTGA
- a CDS encoding VOC family protein codes for MDITATAISLTVDDIDASAAFLTRHFGFEKAMAADGFVSLGRADAPNVVFLRRGIEVLPEGFRDQHAAGLIIAFVVDDLDAEHERLRGEGVTITMAPREEPWGERLFQVTDPNGVVVQLVSWATPAGN; via the coding sequence ATGGACATCACCGCCACCGCCATCTCCCTCACCGTCGACGACATCGACGCGTCCGCCGCCTTCCTGACCCGGCACTTCGGCTTCGAGAAGGCCATGGCCGCCGACGGGTTCGTCTCCCTCGGCCGCGCCGACGCCCCGAACGTGGTCTTCCTGCGCCGTGGCATCGAGGTCCTGCCCGAGGGCTTCAGGGACCAGCACGCGGCGGGCCTGATCATCGCGTTCGTCGTGGACGACCTCGACGCCGAGCACGAACGGCTCCGCGGTGAGGGCGTCACCATCACCATGGCGCCGCGCGAGGAGCCGTGGGGCGAGCGCCTGTTCCAGGTCACCGACCCGAACGGCGTCGTCGTCCAGCTCGTCTCCTGGGCCACGCCCGCCGGGAACTGA
- a CDS encoding universal stress protein, translating to MSRPVIVGVDGSPQSRAAVEWAAREARRRGLPLRLVHAWVDESLYMAPVPDDSVGRQLLDDIGSDIARRYPDVAVSQELMAETATAGLVEKSGEAELLVLGSHGRTPLVGFLTGSVGLPVIAHSERPVVLVREGGDGADAEGDEVVVGMRDLGPPGDALLGLAFATAVARGAAVRAVRVWGGAPGLFGDDLPENLDQRDAHAEAGARETAALAEALAPWRLQHPDVRLVEDVRFGNAGEQLLAAASGGRAALLVVGRRTNRGLLSMRIGSVAHAALHHAEMPVAVVPYERHGD from the coding sequence ATGAGCCGGCCCGTCATCGTCGGTGTCGACGGCAGTCCGCAGAGCCGTGCCGCCGTGGAGTGGGCCGCGCGGGAGGCGCGGCGGCGTGGTCTGCCGCTCCGTCTCGTGCACGCGTGGGTGGACGAGTCCCTGTACATGGCGCCCGTGCCCGACGACAGCGTCGGGCGGCAGCTCCTCGACGACATCGGTTCCGACATCGCCCGCCGGTACCCCGACGTGGCCGTCAGCCAGGAACTGATGGCGGAGACCGCCACGGCCGGGCTGGTCGAGAAGTCCGGCGAGGCCGAGCTGCTGGTCCTCGGGTCCCACGGCCGTACCCCCCTCGTCGGCTTCCTCACCGGGTCGGTCGGGCTTCCGGTGATCGCGCACAGCGAGCGGCCCGTCGTCCTCGTGCGCGAGGGCGGGGACGGCGCCGACGCCGAGGGCGACGAGGTGGTCGTCGGCATGCGGGACCTCGGGCCGCCCGGGGACGCGCTGCTCGGGCTCGCGTTCGCCACCGCCGTCGCGCGCGGCGCGGCGGTGCGGGCCGTCCGGGTGTGGGGCGGGGCGCCGGGCCTCTTCGGCGACGACCTCCCCGAGAACCTCGACCAGCGCGACGCGCACGCCGAGGCCGGGGCGCGCGAGACGGCCGCCCTCGCCGAGGCCCTCGCCCCGTGGCGGCTCCAGCATCCGGACGTGCGGCTCGTCGAGGACGTGCGGTTCGGCAACGCGGGCGAACAGCTCCTCGCCGCCGCCTCCGGCGGCCGGGCCGCGCTGCTCGTCGTCGGACGCCGTACGAACCGCGGCCTGCTCAGCATGCGCATCGGCTCGGTGGCGCACGCCGCGCTGCACCACGCGGAGATGCCGGTCGCCGTCGTCCCGTACGAGCGCCACGGCGACTGA
- a CDS encoding DUF397 domain-containing protein, protein MRPKATWISSSYSGSNGGDCVQCAPGHAAEHGVMPVRDSKDPDRGVLAVRATTWMAFVQAIQTDDVRASR, encoded by the coding sequence ATGAGACCGAAAGCCACGTGGATCAGTTCCTCGTACAGCGGCAGCAACGGGGGCGACTGTGTGCAGTGCGCCCCCGGCCACGCCGCTGAGCACGGCGTCATGCCCGTCCGCGACTCCAAGGATCCCGACAGAGGGGTCCTCGCAGTCCGAGCAACTACATGGATGGCCTTTGTGCAAGCCATCCAGACAGACGACGTCCGAGCAAGCAGGTGA
- the hemC gene encoding hydroxymethylbilane synthase produces MSVESIRIVSRSSPMALAQVERVRGELAALHPGLRTEVVPVTTAGDRWTGHLGQLGGKGAFTKEVDAALLAGEADLAVHCMKDVPADRPLPAGTVFAAYLRRDDIRDVLVHPDGLTLDELPDGARVGTSSVRRTAQIAASHPHLECVRIRGNVNSRLAKLAAGEADALLLALSGLERLGMADRASQVLGVEEMCPPIGAGVLGLQCREDDAAVIGTVAALGDPDTWREMTAERTFLHVLQGHCNSPIAGYAKAGRDGRLQLWGRVFSPDGKTVLDAHEWAGPLDPAALGMSVAVALLRQGARDVIDAIPH; encoded by the coding sequence ATGTCGGTCGAGAGCATCCGGATCGTGTCCCGCTCCTCCCCCATGGCGCTCGCGCAGGTCGAGCGGGTGCGCGGCGAACTGGCGGCGCTGCACCCGGGGTTGCGCACCGAAGTGGTGCCGGTGACGACGGCGGGCGACCGCTGGACCGGCCATCTCGGACAGCTCGGCGGCAAGGGGGCGTTCACCAAGGAGGTGGACGCGGCGCTGCTCGCCGGCGAGGCCGACCTCGCCGTCCACTGCATGAAGGACGTCCCGGCCGACCGGCCGCTGCCCGCCGGCACGGTGTTCGCCGCCTACCTGCGGCGCGACGACATCCGCGACGTCCTGGTCCACCCGGACGGCCTGACGCTGGACGAACTCCCGGACGGCGCCCGCGTCGGCACCTCGTCCGTCCGCCGCACCGCCCAGATCGCCGCGTCCCACCCGCACCTGGAGTGCGTCCGCATCCGGGGCAACGTCAACAGCCGCCTCGCCAAGCTCGCCGCCGGCGAGGCGGACGCGCTGCTGCTCGCCCTGTCGGGCCTGGAGCGCCTCGGCATGGCGGACCGCGCGTCGCAGGTGCTCGGCGTCGAGGAGATGTGCCCGCCGATAGGGGCGGGCGTCCTCGGGCTCCAGTGCCGCGAGGACGACGCGGCGGTCATCGGGACCGTCGCCGCGCTCGGCGACCCGGACACCTGGCGCGAGATGACGGCGGAGCGCACGTTCCTGCACGTCCTCCAGGGCCACTGCAACAGCCCGATCGCCGGCTACGCCAAGGCGGGGCGGGACGGGCGGCTGCAGCTGTGGGGGCGGGTGTTCTCGCCGGACGGGAAGACCGTCCTCGACGCCCACGAGTGGGCGGGGCCGCTCGACCCGGCGGCGCTCGGCATGTCGGTGGCGGTGGCGCTGCTGCGGCAGGGCGCCCGCGACGTGATCGACGCCATCCCGCACTGA
- a CDS encoding pyridoxamine 5'-phosphate oxidase family protein: MAGTTDRDHELRDQHRQHDHLGRARARHGERNHRGDVGRRVAMRREELGLTRQDVADRARVDPEYLRYLEEQPASPTFGSLTRVARALDTTVAELNGAREVRADTPRPAGTGELIELGTDECYDLLARHSVGRVAVTTPDGPAIVPAGYRLIEGAVLFRTSSAAPPPFDDDMAFEVDLLDEAEGVGWSVQVLGRATRVTDPGLIARLDGLTGHRPWSGAGGELWVRLRPVRVSGHRLRLRPAAG; this comes from the coding sequence ATGGCCGGTACGACGGACCGCGACCACGAGCTGCGTGACCAGCATCGTCAGCACGACCACCTCGGCCGCGCCCGCGCACGCCACGGCGAGCGGAACCACCGGGGCGACGTGGGCCGCCGCGTCGCCATGCGCCGCGAGGAGCTTGGCCTCACCCGCCAGGACGTCGCCGACCGCGCCCGGGTCGACCCCGAGTACCTGCGCTACCTGGAGGAGCAGCCCGCGTCCCCCACGTTCGGCTCCCTCACCCGCGTCGCCCGCGCCCTGGACACGACCGTCGCCGAACTGAACGGTGCCCGCGAAGTACGGGCCGACACCCCCCGCCCCGCCGGCACGGGCGAGCTGATCGAACTGGGCACCGACGAGTGCTACGACCTGCTCGCCCGCCACTCGGTCGGCCGAGTGGCCGTCACCACCCCGGACGGCCCCGCGATCGTGCCCGCCGGGTACCGCCTGATCGAGGGCGCCGTCCTGTTCCGCACGAGCAGCGCCGCGCCCCCGCCGTTCGACGACGACATGGCGTTCGAGGTGGACCTGCTGGACGAGGCGGAGGGCGTCGGCTGGAGCGTGCAGGTCCTCGGCCGCGCCACCCGCGTCACCGACCCGGGGCTGATCGCGCGTCTCGACGGGCTGACCGGCCACCGGCCGTGGAGCGGCGCCGGCGGCGAGCTGTGGGTGCGGCTGCGGCCGGTCCGCGTCTCGGGCCACCGGCTGCGCCTGCGTCCGGCCGCCGGCTGA
- a CDS encoding helix-turn-helix transcriptional regulator — MASEHSTGGGEGAELGRFLRARRTRTSPAQVGLTVGTGLRRTPGLRREELATLAGISIDYYVRLERGKETRPSPAVLDALARALRLDDEAHQHLRDLAARAARYMPEPPPAPSRTVRPHLRVLLESLRPNPAYVISRSMDVLAWNPGGLDLYAGLADWPAGYRNLARYLFLHPAARDLFPDWESRVAGCVARLRAVAGTAPDAPDLTRLVGELLLKSPDFAGLWERYEVTGRKSARKTFRHPRVGTVTLTCETLHVEGVPGQRIGVYTADPGTPDHDAMLLLDMTAPQAAPGGEVPQARR, encoded by the coding sequence ATGGCATCCGAGCACTCCACCGGTGGCGGCGAGGGCGCGGAGCTGGGCCGTTTCCTGCGCGCCCGCCGCACCCGGACCAGCCCGGCACAGGTCGGCCTGACCGTCGGCACCGGGCTGCGCCGCACCCCCGGGCTGCGCCGTGAGGAGCTGGCCACCCTCGCCGGGATCAGCATCGACTACTACGTGCGCCTGGAGCGCGGCAAGGAGACCCGGCCGAGCCCGGCCGTCCTGGACGCCCTCGCCCGCGCGCTGCGCCTGGACGACGAGGCGCACCAGCACTTGCGGGATCTCGCCGCCCGAGCCGCCCGCTACATGCCGGAGCCGCCCCCGGCCCCGAGCCGCACCGTGCGCCCGCACCTGAGGGTGCTGCTGGAGTCGCTGCGCCCGAACCCGGCCTACGTGATCAGCCGCAGCATGGACGTACTCGCCTGGAACCCCGGCGGCCTCGACCTGTACGCGGGCCTCGCGGACTGGCCGGCCGGGTACCGCAACCTCGCCCGCTACCTCTTCCTCCACCCGGCGGCCCGGGACCTGTTCCCGGACTGGGAGAGCCGGGTCGCCGGCTGCGTCGCGCGGCTGCGCGCCGTCGCCGGGACCGCGCCCGACGCGCCCGACCTCACCCGTCTGGTCGGTGAGCTGCTGCTGAAGAGCCCCGACTTCGCGGGTCTGTGGGAGCGCTACGAGGTCACCGGCCGGAAGTCCGCCCGCAAGACGTTCCGGCACCCCCGGGTCGGCACGGTCACCCTCACCTGCGAGACCCTGCACGTCGAGGGCGTTCCCGGCCAGCGCATCGGCGTCTACACGGCCGACCCCGGCACACCGGACCACGACGCGATGCTCCTGCTCGACATGACCGCGCCCCAGGCCGCGCCCGGCGGGGAGGTCCCGCAGGCCCGGCGCTGA
- a CDS encoding glycosyl hydrolase family 65 protein has product MTDADWIWSYDGYDPPAERLREALCTLGNGYFATRGAAPEAPAGPAHYPGTYAAGLYNRKPTLLAGRRLEHEDMVNLPNWLPLRFRIHPDGGPDGDWFTPDDAAGGELLLHRQALDMRRGTLNRWIRYRDAHGRHTHVEQSRLVHMGDPHLAALRTKFTAEDWEGTVEVESAIDGMVGNTGVARYSDLASHHLTVMQTGAAADADDDPGIVWLRCRTGESDIRIVVAARTRAEPDGEPEHIRTHQSDFRVSQVLTLPVGPDRPAAVEKTVALHTSRDPAISSPLSAALDRVRRAPDYATLLDSHLMAWDRLWRHAELEVPGEAGHVLRLHLFHLLGTLSPAHTAELDVGVPARGLHGEAYRGHVFWDELFVLPYLNLHFPDLSRALMNYRYRRLPEAMRSAAAIGRGGAMYPWQSGSDGREETPEVHLNPKSGRWLPDNSRLQHHVGSAVAYNVWRYGQVTGDTEFAHSRGAEMLFQIARFWAESAVYDRQHERYRILGVLGPDEYHDGYPDRDTSGLDDNAYTNVLAAWVLARAVDLARTLPRSRRAEVFERVELRAGETDEWDDISRRLRVPFHRGVVSQFEGYGDLAELDWDAYRSRYGDIRRLDRILESEGDSPNRYQASKQADTLMLGYLFQPRELAEIFHRLGYAEMDDDMWRRTVDYYLARTSHGSTLSGVVHAWVLARTRHGEAWTHLRDALASDVADLQGGTTEEGIHLGAMAGTLDLVQRGLTGLETREGALLLDPAPLPELSEYAFSVRFRGVAVRMRLQPGQMRISVPEWEEAPACVVLHGDAVEIAPGEERLLPL; this is encoded by the coding sequence ATGACGGACGCCGACTGGATCTGGTCCTACGACGGGTACGACCCGCCCGCCGAACGCCTCCGCGAGGCGCTGTGCACCCTCGGCAACGGCTACTTCGCCACCCGGGGCGCAGCCCCCGAGGCCCCCGCCGGCCCCGCCCACTACCCGGGCACGTACGCCGCCGGCCTCTACAACCGCAAGCCCACCCTCCTCGCCGGCCGCCGCCTCGAACACGAGGACATGGTGAACCTGCCCAACTGGCTGCCGCTCCGCTTCCGCATCCACCCCGACGGCGGCCCGGACGGCGACTGGTTCACCCCCGACGACGCGGCGGGCGGCGAACTCCTCCTGCACCGGCAGGCCCTCGACATGCGGCGCGGCACCCTCAACCGCTGGATCCGCTACCGCGACGCGCACGGCCGCCACACCCACGTCGAGCAGTCCCGGCTCGTCCACATGGGCGACCCGCACCTCGCGGCGCTGCGCACGAAGTTCACCGCCGAGGACTGGGAGGGCACGGTCGAGGTCGAGTCGGCCATCGACGGCATGGTCGGCAACACCGGCGTGGCCCGCTACAGCGACCTGGCGAGCCACCACCTCACCGTCATGCAGACCGGCGCCGCCGCCGACGCGGACGACGACCCCGGCATCGTGTGGCTGCGCTGCCGCACCGGCGAGTCGGACATCCGGATCGTCGTCGCCGCAAGGACCCGCGCCGAACCGGACGGCGAGCCGGAGCACATCAGGACCCACCAGTCCGACTTCCGCGTCTCCCAGGTGCTGACGCTGCCGGTCGGGCCGGACCGCCCGGCCGCCGTCGAGAAGACGGTCGCCCTGCACACCTCGCGCGACCCCGCGATCAGCAGCCCGCTGTCGGCGGCGCTCGACCGGGTGCGCCGCGCCCCGGACTACGCCACGCTCCTCGACTCGCACCTGATGGCCTGGGACCGGCTGTGGCGGCACGCCGAGCTCGAGGTCCCGGGCGAGGCGGGGCACGTGCTGCGGCTGCACCTGTTCCACCTGCTCGGCACGCTGTCGCCGGCGCACACGGCCGAACTCGACGTCGGGGTCCCGGCGCGCGGCCTGCACGGGGAGGCGTACCGGGGGCACGTCTTCTGGGACGAGCTGTTCGTCCTGCCGTACCTGAACCTGCACTTCCCCGACCTGTCGCGCGCCCTCATGAACTACCGCTACCGGCGCCTGCCCGAGGCCATGCGGTCGGCGGCCGCGATCGGGCGGGGCGGCGCGATGTACCCGTGGCAGAGCGGCAGCGACGGCCGCGAGGAGACGCCCGAGGTGCACCTGAACCCGAAGTCGGGCCGCTGGCTGCCCGACAACTCCCGCCTGCAGCACCACGTCGGCTCGGCCGTCGCGTACAACGTGTGGCGCTACGGGCAGGTCACCGGCGACACGGAGTTCGCGCACTCGCGCGGCGCGGAGATGCTGTTCCAGATCGCCCGGTTCTGGGCCGAGTCGGCGGTGTACGACCGGCAGCACGAGCGGTACCGCATCCTCGGCGTCCTGGGTCCCGACGAGTACCACGACGGCTACCCGGACCGCGACACGTCGGGGCTCGACGACAACGCGTACACCAACGTCCTCGCCGCGTGGGTGCTCGCCCGCGCCGTGGACCTGGCCCGTACCCTGCCGCGCTCGCGGCGAGCGGAGGTGTTCGAGCGCGTCGAGCTGCGGGCGGGCGAGACCGACGAGTGGGACGACATCTCGCGGCGCCTGCGGGTCCCGTTCCACCGGGGCGTGGTCAGCCAGTTCGAGGGCTACGGCGACCTGGCCGAGCTGGACTGGGACGCGTACCGGAGCCGGTACGGGGACATCCGCCGCCTCGACCGCATCCTGGAGTCCGAGGGCGACAGCCCGAACCGCTACCAGGCGTCCAAGCAGGCCGACACGCTGATGCTGGGCTACCTGTTCCAGCCGCGCGAGCTGGCGGAGATCTTCCACCGCCTCGGCTACGCGGAGATGGACGACGACATGTGGCGCCGCACCGTCGACTACTACCTGGCCCGTACGAGCCACGGCTCGACGCTCAGCGGTGTCGTGCACGCGTGGGTGCTGGCCCGTACGCGGCACGGCGAGGCGTGGACGCACCTGCGGGACGCGCTCGCGAGCGACGTGGCCGACCTCCAGGGCGGCACGACGGAGGAGGGCATCCACCTGGGCGCCATGGCGGGCACGCTCGACCTGGTGCAGCGCGGTCTGACGGGCCTGGAGACGCGGGAGGGCGCCCTGCTGCTCGACCCGGCGCCGCTGCCGGAGCTGTCGGAGTACGCGTTCTCCGTGCGGTTCCGGGGCGTGGCGGTGCGGATGCGGCTGCAGCCCGGCCAGATGCGGATCTCCGTCCCGGAGTGGGAGGAGGCGCCGGCGTGCGTGGTGCTGCACGGCGACGCGGTGGAGATCGCCCCGGGCGAGGAGCGGCTGCTGCCGCTGTGA
- a CDS encoding fic family toxin-antitoxin system, toxin component, giving the protein MSLVIDLTWILDVARRAGQDDPAPDDYGVPIAAVERHKAVLAGQSVYHGAFARAAALVHTLGRLRWLERSNLRVAVAVAHGYLTASGIQAKLSQDGVTALAAELRKADCTAASVAAVLRAWVPR; this is encoded by the coding sequence ATGAGCTTGGTCATCGATCTGACGTGGATCCTCGACGTAGCTCGGCGAGCCGGTCAGGACGACCCCGCTCCTGACGACTACGGCGTACCCATTGCCGCGGTCGAACGCCACAAGGCAGTCCTGGCCGGCCAGAGCGTCTACCACGGTGCCTTCGCCCGTGCGGCGGCCCTGGTCCACACCCTCGGCAGGCTGCGGTGGCTCGAACGATCCAACCTCCGCGTCGCTGTGGCCGTGGCTCACGGCTACCTGACCGCTTCCGGCATCCAGGCGAAACTCAGCCAGGACGGGGTGACCGCTCTTGCTGCAGAACTGCGGAAGGCGGATTGTACGGCAGCGTCCGTGGCCGCGGTCCTACGGGCCTGGGTACCCCGCTGA
- a CDS encoding HAD-IA family hydrolase produces the protein MVAVPELWACRAVVFDTDGVITDSARAHAAAWKETFDTVPGVDPPFDPDADYRRYVDGKSRMDGAESFLTARGTGIPYGDPGDPPGTGTVHAVAAAKDRVFMRVLGEGTLEAYPGTVRLLLALHSARVRCAAISSSRHARDLLAHAGVRSMLQTVVDGNDMARLGLPGKPDPAIFLEGARRVGVPPESAAVVEDAIAGVEAGRRGGFALVVGVDRTGGPRGADDLRDAGAHIVVRDLGDLIAAPAARGGGDAA, from the coding sequence ATGGTGGCGGTGCCGGAACTGTGGGCCTGCCGGGCGGTGGTCTTCGACACCGACGGGGTCATCACCGACTCGGCGCGGGCGCACGCCGCCGCGTGGAAGGAGACGTTCGACACCGTGCCTGGCGTCGACCCGCCGTTCGATCCCGACGCGGACTACCGCCGCTACGTCGACGGCAAGTCCCGCATGGACGGCGCCGAGTCGTTCCTCACCGCGCGCGGCACCGGTATCCCGTACGGCGATCCCGGCGACCCGCCCGGCACCGGCACCGTCCACGCCGTCGCAGCGGCCAAGGACCGGGTGTTCATGCGCGTCCTCGGCGAGGGCACCCTGGAGGCGTACCCCGGGACGGTGCGGCTGCTCCTCGCCCTGCACAGCGCCCGCGTCCGCTGCGCCGCCATCTCGTCGTCCCGCCACGCCCGCGACCTCCTCGCCCACGCCGGCGTCCGGTCGATGCTGCAGACCGTGGTGGACGGCAATGACATGGCCCGCCTCGGCCTGCCGGGCAAGCCGGATCCGGCGATCTTCCTGGAGGGCGCCCGCCGCGTCGGCGTGCCACCGGAGTCGGCGGCCGTCGTCGAGGACGCCATCGCGGGCGTGGAGGCCGGCAGGCGCGGCGGCTTCGCGCTGGTCGTGGGCGTGGACCGCACGGGCGGCCCGCGCGGCGCCGACGACCTGCGCGACGCGGGCGCGCACATCGTCGTCCGTGACCTGGGCGACCTGATCGCGGCACCGGCCGCGCGCGGCGGAGGGGATGCGGCATGA
- a CDS encoding helix-turn-helix transcriptional regulator, whose product MDEEQIPQQVNPMPGFGDDLREVRLGRKLTQEHVAKGTGFSRTYVTKVETGAVFPSENFAQKCDVVFNTHGMFERLRSRLEDLGHAAWFAPYLDLEDKASRILGFSSSLIWGLLQTPDYAQAIFKAANPKADDETIESKVLARMARRRVFERKDPPEVWAVFHEACLRTVVGTKKVMAEQVEYLLDFMNRPYVNAQVLPFSAGAPDGMFHPFTLLAFEGGVPSLVYADGRYEGKIYDAPKTVGSAISFYDRLRLRSLSTDKSVAFMNSLIKEYRS is encoded by the coding sequence GTGGATGAGGAGCAGATCCCTCAGCAGGTGAATCCCATGCCCGGTTTCGGAGACGACCTGAGAGAGGTACGGCTGGGACGGAAGCTGACGCAGGAACACGTGGCGAAGGGCACGGGGTTCAGCAGGACGTACGTGACGAAGGTCGAGACGGGGGCGGTGTTCCCCAGCGAGAACTTCGCGCAGAAGTGCGACGTGGTCTTCAACACCCACGGCATGTTCGAACGCCTGCGCTCCCGCCTGGAGGACCTGGGCCACGCGGCATGGTTCGCGCCCTACCTCGACCTGGAGGACAAGGCGTCGCGGATACTGGGTTTCTCCTCCAGTCTCATCTGGGGTTTGCTGCAGACCCCCGACTACGCGCAGGCCATCTTCAAGGCTGCGAATCCCAAAGCCGACGACGAAACGATCGAGTCGAAGGTGCTAGCGCGTATGGCTCGGCGCCGCGTCTTCGAACGGAAGGACCCGCCCGAAGTATGGGCCGTCTTCCACGAAGCCTGCCTGCGCACCGTGGTCGGCACAAAGAAAGTCATGGCCGAGCAGGTCGAGTACCTCCTGGACTTCATGAACAGGCCGTACGTCAACGCCCAAGTGCTGCCGTTCTCGGCGGGCGCGCCGGACGGCATGTTCCACCCCTTCACGCTGCTTGCGTTCGAAGGGGGCGTACCGTCCCTGGTCTACGCCGACGGACGCTACGAGGGCAAGATCTACGACGCCCCGAAAACCGTCGGCAGCGCGATCTCTTTCTATGATCGATTGAGGCTGCGTTCGCTGTCCACGGACAAGTCGGTAGCCTTCATGAACTCTCTGATCAAGGAGTACAGATCGTGA
- a CDS encoding alcohol dehydrogenase catalytic domain-containing protein: MRAAVMYGAGDIRIEHRPDPVIQQPTDAVVRTVLSCVCGSDLWPYASMPPAGTGRLMGHEFLGVVEETGPEVTGVRAGDLVVAPFTYCDSTCDYCARGLTFSCRNGGRYGTGGVDGGQGEAVRVPQADGTLVRLPVDAGSALLPSLLTLSDVMGTGHHGAVTAGVGPGDTVLVIGDGAVGLCAVLAAGRLGAERIVLMGRHTDRTDLGRAFGATDVIAERGEEGVARVRDLTGGDGVGKVIEAVGTRAALETAIAAADDGGTISRLGIPQYEEGPVGPSTVLRNITLTGGASPARSYIPELLPDVLDGTIDPGRVLDGTFTLDQVPDAYRAMADRRVLKALITF; this comes from the coding sequence GTGCGAGCAGCAGTGATGTACGGAGCCGGGGACATCCGGATCGAACACCGTCCCGACCCGGTGATCCAGCAGCCCACCGATGCCGTCGTCCGCACCGTGCTGTCGTGCGTGTGCGGCTCCGACCTGTGGCCCTACGCGTCGATGCCCCCCGCCGGGACCGGCCGGCTCATGGGGCACGAGTTCCTCGGCGTCGTCGAGGAGACCGGCCCGGAGGTCACGGGTGTCCGGGCCGGTGACCTGGTCGTCGCACCGTTCACGTACTGCGACAGCACCTGCGACTACTGCGCCCGGGGCCTGACCTTCTCGTGCCGCAACGGCGGCCGGTACGGCACCGGCGGAGTGGACGGCGGCCAGGGCGAGGCGGTGCGCGTCCCGCAGGCCGACGGCACCCTCGTCAGGCTGCCCGTCGACGCCGGATCCGCGCTGCTGCCGTCGCTGCTGACCCTCTCCGACGTCATGGGCACGGGCCACCACGGCGCGGTCACCGCCGGCGTCGGCCCCGGTGACACGGTGCTGGTCATCGGCGACGGCGCGGTCGGCCTGTGCGCGGTGCTCGCCGCCGGACGCCTGGGCGCCGAGCGGATCGTCCTCATGGGCCGGCACACCGACCGCACCGACCTGGGCCGCGCGTTCGGCGCGACCGACGTCATCGCGGAACGCGGCGAGGAAGGCGTCGCCCGCGTACGCGACCTGACCGGCGGCGACGGCGTCGGCAAGGTCATCGAGGCCGTCGGCACCCGTGCGGCCCTGGAGACCGCCATCGCGGCCGCCGACGACGGCGGCACCATCAGCCGCCTGGGCATCCCGCAGTACGAGGAAGGCCCCGTCGGACCATCGACGGTCCTGCGGAACATCACCCTCACCGGCGGCGCCAGCCCGGCCCGGTCCTACATACCGGAGCTGCTCCCCGACGTCCTGGACGGCACGATCGACCCCGGGCGCGTCCTCGACGGGACGTTCACCCTGGACCAGGTCCCCGACGCCTACCGCGCGATGGCCGACCGCCGTGTCCTGAAGGCGCTCATCACCTTCTGA
- a CDS encoding DUF397 domain-containing protein has product MNSPIKSQVADTWVKSSYSGGNGGDCVECAPEHLATYGVMPVRDSKAPDRARLAFEAAAWRAFIESVR; this is encoded by the coding sequence GTGAATTCCCCCATCAAGAGCCAGGTCGCTGACACTTGGGTCAAGTCGTCGTACAGTGGCGGCAACGGGGGCGACTGTGTGGAGTGCGCGCCGGAACACCTTGCGACGTACGGAGTCATGCCGGTGCGGGACTCCAAGGCCCCCGACCGCGCGCGCCTCGCGTTCGAGGCCGCCGCGTGGCGAGCGTTCATCGAGTCCGTCCGCTGA